A DNA window from Daucus carota subsp. sativus chromosome 3, DH1 v3.0, whole genome shotgun sequence contains the following coding sequences:
- the LOC108212929 gene encoding ankyrin repeat-containing protein NPR4-like — MNIEVLEEKLYAACLKGDVEKLEALMREDELTLARVSVSSCFNQTSLHLASMLGHFEFAKSLLSYMPAFGSRLDSQGRSPLHLASANGYADIVKLLLLEHDQKICSVPDEDGRTPLHLAVMNGQYESVSELIKVESNLVDQELGKVLHLCVTYNRLSILILILESTSQDLSNIKDDNGNTILQLATSLRRTQMVKFLVKSRSGVDVNVVDENGLTALDIIEQMPKDVKSIEIKELLTSAGTLRAKEIQEASCRTPRGSPLNLGVGGQVVNVAEAATGSNSKPGKLWNMVKKFTIFQEKKEKRDEPLLVAASVMAAMAYQAAINPPGGVAAMDAAEISDPSSTLSKKIYDLKPGHSLLAYFEPGRSDGFWVYNTISFVAALSVIFLFVSGANLKRKLYVWLIRAAVWLTLSSMTFAYVIAVQATSVEADSPTIIALIMGLYIWIGMIAVSFLVVLYRSASYMVRKIYKNISKLKKITAEDTANSTNCTNV, encoded by the exons ATGAATATTGAAGTGCTGGAGGAGAAGCTGTATGCTGCATGTTTGAAAGGAGACGTAGAGAAGCTGGAGGCACTGATGAGAGAAGATGAACTCACACTTGCTCGAGTCTCAGTATCTTCTTGTTTTAACCAAACATCCTTGCACTTAGCTTCCATGTTAGGCCATTTTGAATTTGCTAAGTCTCTCCTTTCTTATATGCCTGCTTTCGGTAGCAGGTTAGATTCACAAGGCCGTTCTCCTCTTCATTTGGCATCTGCAAACGGATATGCTGATATCGTTAAACTATTGTTATTAGAGCATGATCAGAAGATATGTAGTGTTCCTGATGAGGATGGAAGGACCCCCCTCCATCTTGCTGTAATGAATGGTCAATATGAGTCTGTTAGTGAGTTGATAAAGGTCGAATCTAATTTGGTTGATCAAGAACTTGGAAAAGTACTGCACTTGTGTGTTACGTATAATCGTTTGAGTATTCtcattcttatattagaatcaactagcCAGGATTTGTCAAACATTAAAGATGACAATGGAAACACTATTTTACAACTTGCAACATCTCTGAGACGGACTCAG ATGGTAAAATTTCTGGTGAAGAGTAGAAGTGGAGTGGATGTTAATGTAGTAGATGAGAATGGTCTCACGGCTTTGGACATAATTGAGCAGATGCCCAAGGATGTGAAATCCATTGAAATTAAGGAGCTTCTTACCTCAGCAGGTACTTTGAGGGCTAAAGAAATTCAGGAGGCATCTTGTAGGACACCTAGGGGATCTCCTTTAAACCTAGGGGTAGGCGGCCAAGTAGTAAATGTGGCTGAAGCAGCAACCGGCAGCAATAGCAAGCCGGGAAAGTTGTGGAATATGGTAAAAAAATTTACCATCtttcaagagaaaaaggaaaaaagagacGAGCCATTACTTGTAGCAGCATCTGTAATGGCTGCGATGGCTTATCAAGCAGCTATTAACCCTCCCGGCGGTGTGGCTGCAATGGATGCCGCAGAAATATCAGATCCTTCTTCTACCCTTAGCAAGAAAATCTATGATCTTAAACCGGGGCATTCTCTTCTGGCCTACTTTGAACCAGGTAGGAGTGATGGTTTTTGGGTATACAATACCATCTCATTTGTGGCGGCTCTAAGTGTGATCTTTTTATTTGTAAGTGGCGCAAATCTTAAAAGGAAGTTATATGTTTGGCTTATTCGAGCTGCGGTCTGGCTAACTCTCTCATCGATGACTTTCGCCTATGTAATTGCAGTTCAAGCCACCAGTGTCGAAGCTGATAGCCCCACAATTATTGCACTAATTATGGGACTTTATATATGGATAGGAATGATTGCTGTTTCCTTTCTAGTAGTTCTTTATCGCTCCGCCAGCTACATggtgagaaaaatatataagaatatcAGTAAGTTGAAGAAAATCACAGCAGAAGATACGGCCAACTCCACAAATTGTACGAACGtctga